The Deltaproteobacteria bacterium genome has a segment encoding these proteins:
- the frr gene encoding ribosome recycling factor: protein MIAELKSQTEAQMEKAIEALRKEYARIRTGRASTGILDHILVDYYGTATRLNQMATLSVPESRTIVIQPWDASALKSIEKAILSSDMGLTPSNDGKVIRITIPELTEERRREIVKVIRNMAEDCRVAVRHARKEANDKLKKMEKEKEITEDALHKILDEIQKLTDRFVKKADQVLQTKEEDVMTV, encoded by the coding sequence ATGATTGCGGAATTGAAATCACAGACCGAGGCACAAATGGAGAAGGCGATCGAAGCCTTGAGAAAAGAATATGCCCGGATTCGGACGGGACGCGCATCAACGGGGATTCTGGACCATATCCTGGTCGACTACTACGGGACGGCGACCCGTCTGAACCAGATGGCGACTCTCTCCGTCCCGGAGAGCCGGACGATTGTTATTCAGCCCTGGGATGCGTCTGCGTTGAAGTCGATCGAGAAGGCCATTCTTTCGTCCGACATGGGGTTGACCCCATCCAACGACGGGAAGGTGATTCGGATTACCATTCCGGAATTAACGGAAGAGCGCCGTCGGGAGATTGTCAAGGTAATCCGGAATATGGCCGAAGACTGCCGGGTGGCGGTCCGGCATGCCAGGAAAGAGGCGAATGACAAGCTCAAGAAGATGGAAAAAGAGAAAGAGATTACCGAGGATGCCCTCCATAAGATCCTGGATGAGATTCAGAAACTGACCGACCGGTTTGTCAAGAAAGCGGATCAGGTCCTCCAGACCAAGGAAGAGGATGTCATGACGGTCTGA
- a CDS encoding UMP kinase yields the protein MAELKYKRVLLKLSGEALMGQQAYGIDPGTLKTIAEEVKKITSLHVEIALVIGGGNIFRGISGVAQGMDRATGDYMGMLATMLNALALQNVLEHVGVDTRVLSALEMKELAEPYIRRRAARHLEKGRVVIFGGGTGNPFFTTDTAAALRAMEINADVIMKATKVDGVYTADPMKDDHAEFLPEVTYIDVLQKRLKVMDATAISLCMDNNLPIIVFNMMKEGNIHKVLTGERIGTLVQGGDS from the coding sequence ATGGCTGAACTGAAATACAAGAGGGTCCTGCTCAAACTGAGCGGGGAGGCCCTGATGGGGCAACAGGCCTACGGGATCGATCCCGGGACCCTGAAGACCATTGCCGAGGAAGTCAAGAAGATTACGTCGCTTCATGTCGAGATTGCGCTGGTGATCGGCGGCGGGAATATCTTCCGGGGGATCTCGGGTGTGGCCCAGGGGATGGACCGGGCCACGGGGGATTATATGGGGATGTTGGCGACTATGCTTAATGCCCTGGCCCTTCAGAATGTTCTGGAGCATGTGGGGGTCGATACGCGGGTTCTCTCGGCTCTGGAGATGAAGGAACTGGCCGAGCCCTACATCCGGCGGCGGGCGGCCCGTCACCTGGAAAAAGGGCGTGTGGTGATCTTTGGCGGCGGAACGGGCAATCCTTTCTTTACCACCGATACGGCGGCGGCTCTCCGGGCCATGGAAATCAATGCCGATGTCATCATGAAGGCGACCAAGGTGGATGGTGTTTATACGGCGGATCCGATGAAGGATGATCATGCGGAGTTTCTGCCGGAGGTGACCTACATCGATGTCCTGCAGAAACGTCTGAAAGTGATGGATGCCACGGCGATCTCTTTATGTATGGACAATAACCTTCCGATCATCGTTTTTAATATGATGAAAGAAGGGAACATCCACAAGGTCCTGACCGGTGAGCGGATCGGGACCCTGGTACAGGGAGGGGACTCATGA